The nucleotide sequence GTTGTCGTCGGCATAGACGACCTCGTACTCATGAACGGTACCATCAACATCATCAGCGCCGTACCAAAGGGCAACCTGTGTTACTGCGGGAGTATTCATCACCCAGAACGACTTGATGTGGGGGAAGTTATCCAGCATCAAACGTGACAGGGCTATATTTCGAAGGTCATCCTCGCCAGTTGGATGAGGCAGATCGGACAACTCTGTTCCCTCCGGATGGAAGCATAATGGGGTGAAGGCAAGAAAGTGTTTGGTTTCATCTTGAAGCGCGCGAAGCTGGAGTAGATGATCAACTCGCTCTTCGATGGTCTCGATATGACCATAAAGCATGGTCGCGTACTGTGGCAAACCAGCTTTAGCCACTATGCGCGCAACTGCTTTCCACTCTCTACTATCAAGCTTGCGATCGAAAAGCGCATCTCGCACCCGATCACTCATCACCTCTACGCCACCACCAGGTAAGCTTTCTAGACCAGCTTCGATTAAGTCCTGAAGTGTCGCCTCAAGTGACTTACCGGCAACTCGGGCTATTTCGATTAACTCAACGGGAGTGAAAGCCTTTATATGTACTCCAGGCCGAACTTCTTTGACCGTACGCAGCAAATCGAGATAGTAGTTGTAGGGCAAACGCGGGTCAATGCCGCCGACTATATGGACTTCAGTAATCGGCACATCCTTATGCTGAAGAAGGCGCGATCTGACCTCATCCAAGCTTAAAGTATAGGGATCCGGCCCGCCTTTTTTAGCGTAAAAAGAGCAAAATCGACAGGCTTTGTTACAGATATTCGTGTAATTGATATGCTGGTTGCGGACATAGTAAGCCTTATCGCCATACAAGCGCTCTTTGGCTATATTCGCCAGATAGCCCACCCCAGCTAGATTGCGAGACTGATATAGCCGAATGCCATCATCAAAGGTCAAACGCTTTTCGCTCAGCACCTTCTCATAAATATCCATCAATTCCGTTCCGACAACACGCTCAGCTACAATCATACCTTTGAGTATACCAGCCGTTTGTCCTTGTGGTAATCGATCGAAAATACTGGTAATAATACTAGAAACTGGTATTATTAGCTGTTTAGCCTATTTTAGTCAATAATTTCTGGAGATAAATTAAGAATTTCGTGGTATTAAATAAATAGAGAATGGCCGGCACGTCTTGTTTACATCTTTCGGGATGAGCCGGCTCGTCCCGTTTACATAGGGCAAGCATCGGCTTGCCCTTAAATATTTTTGCTTCGAGCTATCACTTCTCCCACATTGTTAAATATCTCTTGTCATATGTGCTTCAAATGCTTATAATAGATTTGACACGGAAAAATAATGCGATCTATCGAAGGAGGCCGTTAAATGTCAGACGTTCTTGCAGAAGCTTTAATCCGCGATGTGCCGGATTTCCCTAAACCTGGAATTATGTTCAAGGACATCACTCCGGTATTGCTCGACCCAAAAGCCTCCAAACAGGTCATCGACCTTATGGCAGATTATTCACGGCGAAAGAAACCTGATTTGGTCGTTGGCATTGAGTCACGGGGGTTCGTACTTGGAATGCCAATAGCTCTCGAACTCGAAGTTGGGTTTGTGCCGGTTAGAAAGCTTGGTAAACTGCCGGCCGATCGGATCACCGAAGAATATGCCCTTGAATACGGGACCAACACGGTTGAAATGCACGTCGATGCTATCAAACCAGGGCAGCGCGTAGTCATTGTTGATGATTTACTAGCAACGGGCGGAACGGCAGCAGCGGCTGCTCGTATGGTTGAGAAATTAGGTGGAATAGTCGTCGGTTTTGTATTCTTAATAGAACTTTCCTTCCTCCAAGGCCGCAAGAACCTCCTTGGATACGAGTCCTTTTCGTTGATTGAATATTAGACGTAGTAAGGGGAAATATTAGGATTTAGGTTTTAGTGTCAGAATTCAAGAATATGCCCCTCTTGGAAAGGGGGGCTTAAAGAGGTCTCCGGAGTCTTTCTCTTTATCATTCTAAAATCTGCATCCCTGAGTAGGCCTCTGGGCCATATCGAAGGACAGTTATTGTTTGAAATAACTAAAAAGTTGTTTGTTTTGACACAATCATCCCTTGCAATGACACTGGTAGGGTATGCCTTTAGCCTTAATGATGGGTTCTTGAGCTGGCGTACATTTGGATGCCGCGATTGGTAATGATGGAGCCGATAATGGTCATTAAGACAAGGAAGAGTATGCGGATGATAACCGTTACTCCGACATCGAGAAGACGCTGAAGACGTGTTACTGTCTGATCACTCGCGTTAAGAAGGGTGGATAAAGGGG is from bacterium and encodes:
- a CDS encoding CofH family radical SAM protein codes for the protein MIVAERVVGTELMDIYEKVLSEKRLTFDDGIRLYQSRNLAGVGYLANIAKERLYGDKAYYVRNQHINYTNICNKACRFCSFYAKKGGPDPYTLSLDEVRSRLLQHKDVPITEVHIVGGIDPRLPYNYYLDLLRTVKEVRPGVHIKAFTPVELIEIARVAGKSLEATLQDLIEAGLESLPGGGVEVMSDRVRDALFDRKLDSREWKAVARIVAKAGLPQYATMLYGHIETIEERVDHLLQLRALQDETKHFLAFTPLCFHPEGTELSDLPHPTGEDDLRNIALSRLMLDNFPHIKSFWVMNTPAVTQVALWYGADDVDGTVHEYEVVYADDNPGMKTQVLTRTALVEMIIETGRVPVERDSLYREVDS
- a CDS encoding adenine phosphoribosyltransferase, whose product is MSDVLAEALIRDVPDFPKPGIMFKDITPVLLDPKASKQVIDLMADYSRRKKPDLVVGIESRGFVLGMPIALELEVGFVPVRKLGKLPADRITEEYALEYGTNTVEMHVDAIKPGQRVVIVDDLLATGGTAAAAARMVEKLGGIVVGFVFLIELSFLQGRKNLLGYESFSLIEY